In the genome of Leptospira sanjuanensis, one region contains:
- a CDS encoding dihydrofolate reductase family protein: MRKIIFAINMTTDGNCSHTGMIADERLHEYFADFLRTTSVILYGRITYQLMVPYWPDIAKSQSESQATNDFARVFDSLEKVVFSTTLTEAPGTNTRIVRTNLAEEALALKRQSGKDIAVGSLSIASQLTEHRLIDEYRFVVHPVVAGKGPRLFNAVHLPEVLRLEFLGSETFQSGAVALHYRKQM, translated from the coding sequence ATGAGAAAAATTATTTTTGCAATCAATATGACGACCGACGGAAATTGCAGCCATACGGGCATGATCGCCGACGAAAGGTTGCATGAATATTTTGCGGATTTTTTGCGCACTACGAGCGTCATCCTCTATGGCCGAATCACGTATCAGCTTATGGTTCCTTATTGGCCCGACATCGCCAAGAGCCAATCTGAATCGCAAGCAACCAACGATTTTGCGCGAGTTTTTGATTCGCTCGAAAAAGTTGTATTCTCAACCACATTGACCGAAGCGCCCGGGACAAACACGAGAATCGTTCGCACAAATCTTGCGGAAGAAGCGCTTGCGTTAAAGCGACAATCTGGAAAAGACATTGCCGTCGGCAGTTTAAGCATAGCCTCCCAGCTTACGGAACATCGTTTGATCGATGAGTATCGTTTTGTGGTTCATCCGGTTGTTGCCGGAAAGGGACCGCGCTTGTTTAACGCCGTACATCTTCCGGAGGTTTTGAGGCTTGAATTTCTGGGTTCGGAAACGTTTCAATCCGGCGCCGTGGCTCTTCATTACAGAAAGCAAATGTGA